A DNA window from Selenomonas sp. oral taxon 126 contains the following coding sequences:
- a CDS encoding ABC transporter ATP-binding protein, whose translation MIAVKNAAFSYDGVNELFSDLSFSVAPGEILTILGRNGIGKTTFLRCLLGILPWTRGECHVDGKVPVPEAVSEVIGYVPQSHAPAFPYTVFEMVMMGRARRIGLFRTPSAADRARVAELLDLVGVLPLADRAATELSGGQLQMVYIARALASEPKLMILDEPEAHLDFHNQMIVLRLLHRLSREQGMTIVMNTHSPENALKISDKSLLMRRGEYLFGTTAELLSEENLSRYYDIDCRITETRVGDTVHRGLLTLL comes from the coding sequence ATGATTGCGGTGAAAAATGCCGCCTTTTCCTACGACGGTGTGAACGAACTCTTCTCCGATCTCAGCTTCTCCGTTGCGCCGGGCGAGATCCTCACCATCCTCGGGCGTAACGGCATCGGTAAGACCACCTTCCTCCGCTGTCTGCTCGGCATCCTGCCGTGGACGCGCGGGGAGTGCCACGTAGATGGGAAAGTCCCTGTGCCCGAGGCGGTCAGTGAGGTGATCGGCTATGTGCCGCAGAGTCACGCGCCCGCCTTCCCGTACACTGTGTTCGAGATGGTCATGATGGGACGCGCACGGCGCATCGGACTGTTCCGCACACCGTCTGCGGCGGATCGCGCACGCGTTGCGGAGCTGCTCGACCTCGTCGGCGTCCTGCCTCTCGCGGATCGCGCTGCAACGGAACTCAGCGGCGGACAGCTGCAGATGGTCTACATCGCCCGCGCACTCGCGAGCGAGCCGAAACTCATGATTCTCGACGAGCCGGAGGCGCATCTGGACTTTCACAATCAGATGATCGTCCTGCGCCTCCTCCACCGCCTCTCACGGGAGCAGGGCATGACCATCGTCATGAATACGCATTCGCCCGAGAACGCGCTCAAGATCTCGGACAAGAGCCTGCTCATGCGGCGCGGGGAATATCTCTTCGGCACGACGGCGGAACTCCTCTCCGAGGAGAACCTCAGCCGCTACTACGACATCGACTGCCGCATTACCGAGACGCGCGTCGGCGATACCGTGCATCGGGGATTGCTGACACTGCTCTGA
- a CDS encoding FecCD family ABC transporter permease, with translation MSEAGMKGRSPILWCVLGAALIAVFFLSLGVGRFAIAPGAVWDILVSAALGSPAHDMASTVVLELRLPRTLLAMLVGAGLALSGAVYQGIFRNPLVSPDVLGVSSGAGFGAVLGILLWGTGSGTSVIAFVCGMASVGLAYYFSRSRGSVSMMSLVLSGIIISSIFSALISLVKYAADPYDKLPAITYWLMGSLGKADFDRLQVIALPMLAAGALLLAMRWRINILSLGEEEARSLGVNPARIRNIAIIAATVLTALSVTACGIVGWVGLVIPHMCRRIVGVDHARLLPAACLVGAIFLALVDICARSLLAAELPIGILTALLGAPFFAFLLKRTREKQGDWS, from the coding sequence ATGAGTGAGGCGGGCATGAAGGGGCGCAGTCCTATCCTTTGGTGCGTGCTCGGTGCGGCGCTCATCGCGGTATTTTTCCTCTCGCTCGGCGTGGGGCGGTTCGCGATTGCGCCGGGCGCGGTCTGGGACATCCTCGTCAGTGCCGCCCTCGGCAGTCCCGCGCATGATATGGCATCGACGGTCGTGCTCGAGCTGCGTCTGCCGCGCACCCTGCTCGCAATGCTCGTCGGCGCGGGACTCGCGCTCTCGGGTGCGGTCTATCAGGGCATTTTCCGCAATCCGCTCGTCAGCCCCGACGTGCTCGGCGTGTCGAGCGGGGCGGGCTTCGGCGCGGTGCTCGGCATCCTCCTCTGGGGGACGGGGAGCGGCACGTCCGTCATCGCCTTTGTCTGCGGCATGGCGAGCGTCGGACTGGCGTACTACTTTTCGCGCAGCCGTGGCTCCGTGTCGATGATGTCGCTCGTCCTCTCGGGCATCATCATCTCGTCCATCTTCTCGGCGCTCATCTCGCTCGTGAAATACGCCGCCGACCCCTATGACAAGCTGCCCGCCATCACGTACTGGCTCATGGGCAGCCTCGGAAAGGCGGACTTTGACCGTCTGCAGGTCATCGCGCTGCCGATGCTCGCGGCGGGGGCGCTCCTGCTCGCAATGCGCTGGCGCATCAACATCCTCTCGCTCGGTGAGGAGGAGGCGCGCTCGCTCGGCGTGAATCCCGCGCGTATCCGCAACATCGCCATCATCGCCGCGACCGTCCTCACGGCGCTCTCGGTGACGGCGTGCGGCATCGTCGGTTGGGTCGGCCTCGTCATCCCGCATATGTGCCGCCGCATCGTCGGCGTCGATCACGCGCGGCTGCTGCCGGCGGCGTGCCTTGTGGGCGCGATTTTCCTCGCGCTCGTGGACATCTGCGCGCGCAGCCTCCTCGCCGCAGAGCTGCCCATCGGCATTCTCACGGCACTCCTCGGCGCGCCCTTCTTCGCATTCCTGCTGAAGCGCACGCGGGAGAAACAGGGGGATTGGTCATGA
- a CDS encoding ABC transporter substrate-binding protein has translation MIQPMTRRLLALLLVLCTALALAGCGEKQTVSHEERVVTDTTGRAVKLPAEVKSLAIVPIPWASVVYAVDGTGARVAGMHPSAKAAYANSMLKTLSPEMENASTDFVGQDFAIHMEELGKLNPSAIIVWNYQEDEIAQLEKLNVPTIALKYGTMEDLQNGIRVIGQVLGKEERAASLVQFQQDTMAYFDGKKAALADTPKPKVLYLRDGDLKVAGGAAVNTMMIETAGGVNVAKDVQGQWTPVTMEQVAAWDPDVIILSNFAPIQPADLYEDKLAGQNWKNIAAVREGRVYKAPLGLYRWDAPSVETPLMIKWLAQKLHPAVFADYVLKDDLRAFYEKFFSYQLTDADLKEILHE, from the coding sequence ATGATACAACCTATGACACGCAGACTGCTGGCGTTGCTGCTCGTCCTGTGCACGGCGCTCGCGCTTGCGGGCTGCGGTGAGAAGCAGACGGTATCGCACGAGGAGCGCGTGGTGACGGATACGACGGGGCGCGCGGTGAAGCTGCCCGCCGAGGTGAAGAGCCTCGCCATCGTTCCGATTCCGTGGGCATCGGTCGTCTACGCTGTGGACGGCACGGGCGCGCGCGTTGCGGGCATGCACCCGTCGGCGAAGGCGGCATACGCGAACTCCATGCTGAAGACGCTGTCGCCCGAGATGGAGAACGCCTCGACGGATTTTGTCGGACAGGATTTCGCCATCCACATGGAGGAGCTCGGCAAGCTGAACCCGAGCGCGATCATCGTCTGGAACTATCAGGAGGACGAGATTGCACAGCTCGAAAAGCTGAACGTCCCGACCATCGCGCTCAAATACGGCACGATGGAGGATCTGCAAAACGGCATCCGCGTCATCGGGCAGGTGCTTGGCAAGGAGGAGCGCGCCGCGTCCCTCGTGCAGTTCCAGCAGGACACGATGGCGTACTTCGACGGGAAAAAGGCGGCGCTCGCCGATACGCCGAAGCCGAAGGTGCTCTACCTGCGTGACGGCGATCTGAAGGTCGCGGGCGGCGCTGCGGTGAATACAATGATGATCGAGACGGCGGGCGGCGTGAATGTGGCGAAGGACGTGCAGGGGCAGTGGACGCCCGTGACGATGGAGCAGGTCGCGGCGTGGGATCCCGACGTCATCATCCTCAGCAATTTCGCTCCGATTCAGCCCGCCGACCTCTATGAGGACAAACTCGCGGGGCAGAACTGGAAGAACATTGCCGCCGTGCGCGAGGGGCGCGTCTACAAAGCACCGCTCGGACTCTACCGCTGGGATGCGCCCAGTGTCGAGACGCCGCTCATGATCAAGTGGCTTGCGCAGAAGCTGCACCCCGCTGTCTTTGCGGACTATGTGCTAAAGGACGATCTGCGCGCGTTCTATGAGAAATTCTTCTCCTATCAGCTGACGGACGCGGATCTGAAGGAAATCCTCCATGAGTGA
- a CDS encoding TonB-dependent receptor → MTRKKMLTALVLACLSSGSMASAAEDAAAEMQDTAQAVDSYDLPAVTVMGTRSPAPAPAAERAALPGGFQADQTTFGLLGDRDLMNVPYTAQSLTTKNFDTFAAPSGDVNQVLANVPSLRVGTSLIKTDFSARGMLANGSAMYLNNVPGFFIMAAGPVTNTIARADVMVGPAATLSGSVQSYNGPDGGQPVSVYLYTKRPESGDFTRYRQTVGGYGHYGSYIDVNRSGLGDGTFGVRVYGEHSEGNFAVSGAGRQKNNIFIDVSRETPQSSTNLFGGYYKDRLRGTERRFNIQRTARQVPGAPDASRSYDDPNLMHSDWDGYQITLNHEQRINPTTKLFLNAGTNDMTNRRFIYWSQITIDGDGNLRGNRVWSQYFYLKSRYGQIGANHKFRTGAAEHDVTLAVDRSWRVQYNNTRRDNPNDHVTGNIYSGIIYRPSIYSYDISAGLGQRFQYQEMDTSVNLMDNVKIGKWNLLAAVTRRHGNYRGSAAGSQISDTQYAPTFGVTYAPTDRLSVYGAYARSTTRGQVVGSGYDNEGTILPSVKVTQKELGVKYKFGNMYAALAYFDVNQPNYIDVATGASTKAYRLDGENRYRGVDLSITGMAAPKWNVFGGIQYLHARQQHTAGGTNDGLPTDSSAPWSAVIGFEYMPNEDWSITGRMNYVSRGTIIGSNRRELSVPSSAVFDLFASYRTKVGKTPVSLQASIYNVFDRSYWILQPGQGSKLLLSMPRTFMLSATFEL, encoded by the coding sequence ATGACAAGGAAGAAAATGCTCACAGCTCTCGTACTCGCATGCCTTTCGAGCGGGAGCATGGCAAGCGCTGCAGAGGATGCGGCAGCAGAGATGCAGGATACGGCGCAGGCGGTTGACAGCTACGATCTGCCGGCGGTCACGGTGATGGGGACGCGTTCGCCTGCCCCTGCCCCTGCGGCGGAGCGTGCCGCCCTGCCCGGCGGATTCCAGGCGGATCAGACGACATTTGGTCTGCTGGGGGATCGGGATCTCATGAATGTGCCGTATACGGCGCAGAGCCTCACGACGAAGAATTTCGATACCTTTGCCGCGCCGTCGGGCGATGTGAATCAGGTGCTCGCAAATGTGCCGTCCCTGCGCGTCGGCACATCTCTCATCAAGACGGACTTCTCCGCGCGCGGCATGCTCGCCAACGGCTCGGCGATGTACCTGAACAATGTGCCGGGCTTCTTCATCATGGCGGCGGGGCCTGTGACGAATACGATCGCACGCGCCGATGTCATGGTCGGCCCGGCGGCGACGCTCTCGGGCTCGGTGCAGTCCTACAACGGGCCGGATGGCGGACAGCCGGTCTCGGTCTATCTCTATACGAAGCGCCCGGAGAGCGGGGATTTTACGCGCTATCGGCAGACCGTCGGCGGCTACGGACACTACGGCAGCTACATTGACGTGAACCGCAGCGGGCTCGGCGACGGCACGTTCGGCGTGCGCGTCTACGGCGAGCACAGTGAGGGGAATTTTGCCGTCAGCGGTGCGGGGCGTCAAAAGAACAATATTTTCATCGATGTCAGCCGCGAGACGCCGCAGAGCAGTACGAATCTCTTCGGCGGCTACTATAAGGACCGCCTGCGCGGGACGGAGCGGCGCTTTAACATTCAACGCACCGCGCGGCAGGTGCCGGGGGCGCCCGATGCGAGCCGCAGCTACGACGATCCGAATCTCATGCACAGCGACTGGGACGGCTATCAGATCACGCTGAACCACGAACAGCGGATCAATCCCACAACGAAGCTCTTTCTCAATGCGGGCACGAACGACATGACGAATCGCCGCTTCATCTACTGGTCGCAGATCACGATCGACGGCGACGGCAATCTGCGCGGCAATCGCGTCTGGTCGCAGTATTTTTACCTCAAGAGCCGCTATGGGCAGATCGGCGCGAATCATAAATTCCGCACGGGGGCGGCAGAGCATGATGTGACGCTTGCCGTTGACCGCTCGTGGCGCGTCCAGTACAACAACACGCGGCGCGACAATCCGAACGATCACGTGACGGGCAATATCTACAGCGGCATCATCTATCGGCCGTCCATCTACAGCTACGACATCTCCGCCGGTCTTGGGCAGAGATTCCAGTATCAGGAGATGGACACGAGCGTCAACCTGATGGACAATGTGAAGATCGGGAAATGGAATCTTCTCGCCGCCGTGACGCGCCGCCACGGGAACTATCGCGGCAGTGCGGCGGGCAGTCAGATCTCCGATACGCAGTATGCGCCGACGTTCGGCGTGACCTACGCACCAACAGATCGACTCTCGGTCTACGGGGCATATGCGCGCTCCACAACGCGTGGGCAGGTTGTCGGCAGCGGCTATGACAACGAGGGGACGATTCTCCCCTCTGTGAAGGTGACGCAGAAGGAGCTTGGCGTCAAGTACAAGTTCGGCAATATGTACGCTGCGCTCGCGTATTTCGACGTAAACCAGCCGAACTATATCGATGTTGCGACGGGGGCGTCGACGAAGGCATATCGCCTCGACGGCGAGAACCGCTATCGCGGTGTGGATCTCAGCATTACGGGGATGGCGGCGCCGAAGTGGAACGTGTTCGGCGGGATTCAGTACCTTCACGCGCGCCAGCAGCATACGGCGGGCGGCACGAACGACGGACTGCCGACGGACAGCTCCGCACCGTGGAGTGCGGTCATCGGGTTCGAGTATATGCCGAACGAGGATTGGAGCATCACGGGACGCATGAACTACGTCTCGCGCGGCACGATCATCGGCTCGAACCGCCGCGAGCTCTCCGTGCCGTCCTCGGCGGTGTTCGATCTCTTTGCGAGCTATCGGACGAAGGTCGGCAAGACGCCCGTCTCGCTGCAGGCGTCGATCTACAACGTGTTCGACCGCAGCTATTGGATTCTCCAGCCGGGACAGGGGAGCAAGCTCCTCCTCTCGATGCCGCGCACGTTCATGCTCTCCGCGACGTTTGAGCTCTGA
- a CDS encoding nitrogenase component 1 — translation MERVLAEEIRDFDTSLDRLWARQDLIVLATGTLLCLRSLYRRAQRIGALGRFRYAVLRAEDYVLGTAEEEIRRSVRAAAALPGARVIVLYLSCLDILTRPDFADMEQRLSAETGCIVRCFFRGPLAKADGITHETAEDILAALPPAVGAVTARAPLPPPMSDVAGAADFLHADGAATVLVTPSGCRNALARMDLLPAHTDVYALIPKAEDYIFGMEDTAAEEVGALAAKGQHREIRVLTSPVPAFMAMAAEPVLAAAEAYDCHAEACPMDGFRDAYAGAAGVERAMAEEAASMWREQGRTVLLLGYSPLLCGDAAQLTQACADLAASGYVLTGLRDTGGAQPALIWLLSAAGIPAATWLHEHCGIPIVRALPLGSVGWAAWRAELSACGVMPAPRAHRGEMPPVCTVTAAHRILIVADPIAASAVRRLLTSHGCSSPVCAAYAWSEETAALYRAAGTEGLHIVCTAEELRPLWEAADIVIADPALCSAMGDKVLLPLPSGLFSGRDAAGAGSGVLGANFAARLEEFFGNLDSSKILN, via the coding sequence ATGGAGCGGGTTCTCGCGGAGGAGATACGGGACTTTGATACGAGCCTTGACCGTCTGTGGGCGCGGCAGGATCTCATCGTGCTCGCGACGGGCACGCTTCTCTGCCTGCGGTCGCTCTATCGGCGCGCGCAGCGGATCGGTGCGCTGGGGCGATTCCGCTATGCCGTGCTGCGCGCGGAGGACTATGTGCTCGGCACGGCAGAGGAGGAGATACGGCGCAGTGTGCGCGCGGCGGCAGCGCTGCCCGGCGCACGGGTCATCGTGCTCTATCTGTCGTGCCTCGACATTCTGACACGCCCCGACTTCGCCGATATGGAGCAGCGGCTCTCCGCTGAGACGGGCTGCATCGTCCGCTGCTTTTTTCGGGGGCCACTGGCAAAGGCGGACGGCATCACACACGAGACGGCGGAGGACATCCTCGCCGCGCTCCCGCCCGCAGTGGGCGCGGTGACGGCACGCGCGCCGCTGCCGCCGCCGATGAGCGATGTCGCGGGTGCTGCGGACTTCCTCCATGCAGATGGGGCGGCAACGGTGCTCGTTACGCCGTCGGGCTGCCGCAATGCGCTCGCGCGCATGGATCTGCTGCCCGCGCACACGGATGTCTATGCACTGATACCAAAGGCGGAGGACTACATCTTCGGGATGGAGGACACGGCGGCGGAGGAGGTTGGTGCGCTTGCGGCAAAGGGGCAGCACCGTGAGATACGAGTGCTCACCTCGCCCGTACCCGCCTTTATGGCGATGGCGGCAGAGCCTGTCCTCGCTGCGGCGGAGGCGTACGACTGTCATGCTGAGGCGTGCCCGATGGACGGCTTTCGCGATGCGTATGCGGGCGCTGCGGGTGTGGAGCGCGCGATGGCAGAGGAGGCTGCGTCCATGTGGCGGGAGCAGGGGCGCACGGTTCTCCTGCTCGGGTACAGTCCGCTCCTCTGCGGGGATGCTGCCCAGCTCACACAGGCGTGCGCCGATCTCGCCGCCTCCGGCTATGTGCTCACAGGGCTTCGTGATACAGGGGGAGCGCAGCCCGCCCTCATCTGGCTCCTGTCCGCGGCCGGTATCCCTGCGGCAACGTGGCTGCATGAGCACTGCGGCATCCCAATCGTACGCGCGCTGCCGCTCGGCTCTGTGGGATGGGCGGCGTGGCGGGCAGAACTCTCTGCGTGCGGCGTGATGCCCGCGCCACGCGCGCATAGGGGGGAGATGCCTCCCGTGTGTACCGTAACAGCGGCACATCGTATCCTCATCGTCGCCGATCCGATCGCTGCGTCTGCCGTCCGCCGTCTGCTCACATCGCACGGCTGTTCATCTCCCGTCTGCGCCGCCTATGCGTGGTCGGAGGAGACGGCGGCGCTCTATCGCGCGGCGGGCACGGAGGGGCTGCACATCGTCTGCACGGCGGAGGAGCTGCGCCCCCTGTGGGAGGCGGCGGACATTGTCATCGCAGACCCCGCCCTCTGCTCTGCGATGGGGGACAAGGTTCTCCTGCCTCTCCCGTCGGGACTTTTCTCAGGGCGGGACGCGGCGGGAGCGGGCAGCGGTGTGCTCGGTGCGAATTTTGCAGCGCGGTTGGAGGAGTTTTTTGGAAACCTCGATTCTTCAAAAATATTGAACTAG
- a CDS encoding LysR family transcriptional regulator, with amino-acid sequence MELKIFTTFRTIVRTGSFTKAARLLSYTPSTITFHVAQLEKLAGVPLFEKNGRRMVLTKAGEALVPYVDEVLAATKKIRNFQYGVAAYQGTLTIGAPESLLCFRLPPLLRILHAHAPRVDLRLRSLTSRDVVAALADGQLDIGFAYSVQGRDKESLTFWKLEEIPLHFYTSPRVAVWCPDFRARDMLIDEIPLVTMPHPGEVREVVDAYLRQQGISFANTIELRSTQTIINLIENDMGAALLPPFAVGERVAQGRLVRVSADPQGVTAFYGVHRRKWRSPVMNLFLDILAEERGADRTEVDDGAGSRGGDTGL; translated from the coding sequence ATGGAACTCAAGATATTCACCACGTTCAGGACGATTGTGCGCACGGGCAGTTTTACAAAGGCGGCGCGGCTGCTGAGCTATACGCCGTCCACGATCACATTTCACGTGGCACAGCTCGAAAAACTCGCGGGCGTCCCTCTCTTTGAGAAAAACGGGCGGCGCATGGTACTCACGAAGGCGGGGGAGGCGCTGGTTCCCTATGTGGATGAGGTGCTTGCCGCGACGAAGAAAATCAGGAATTTCCAATACGGCGTCGCCGCCTATCAGGGGACGCTCACAATCGGTGCGCCGGAGTCGCTGCTGTGCTTTCGTCTGCCGCCGCTCCTGCGCATCCTGCACGCGCACGCGCCACGCGTGGATCTGCGTCTGCGCTCGCTGACGAGCCGCGATGTTGTGGCGGCGCTTGCTGACGGACAGCTTGATATCGGCTTTGCCTACAGTGTGCAGGGGCGGGATAAGGAGAGCCTCACATTTTGGAAGTTGGAGGAGATTCCGCTGCATTTTTACACATCCCCGCGCGTTGCCGTCTGGTGTCCCGACTTTCGCGCGCGGGATATGCTGATCGATGAGATCCCTCTTGTCACCATGCCGCATCCGGGCGAGGTGAGGGAGGTCGTCGATGCCTATTTGCGGCAGCAGGGCATTTCCTTTGCGAATACGATTGAGCTGCGCAGTACGCAGACGATCATCAATCTGATTGAAAACGATATGGGGGCGGCGCTCCTGCCCCCCTTTGCCGTGGGTGAGCGCGTCGCGCAGGGGCGGCTCGTGCGGGTGTCTGCGGATCCGCAGGGCGTGACTGCGTTCTACGGGGTGCACCGGCGGAAATGGCGCAGTCCCGTGATGAATCTCTTCCTCGATATACTCGCGGAGGAGCGGGGTGCAGATCGGACGGAGGTGGACGATGGAGCGGGTTCTCGCGGAGGAGATACGGGACTTTGA
- a CDS encoding DUF4303 domain-containing protein has product MEIFLNEHPQMEFYALAFDCNTEYAEFLVCMNTADDFEQTLRDYQEDDKRYCTDAASIRDLRYNPGDWEHTDISEIELFSEDELAAQYQDDIERQCAELLQLCDEILAAFRETDVFKRIPKTADFISFCIDHDEDPADALARAGVKGALA; this is encoded by the coding sequence ATGGAAATTTTTCTAAACGAGCATCCCCAGATGGAATTTTACGCATTGGCATTTGACTGCAATACCGAATACGCCGAGTTTCTGGTCTGTATGAACACAGCGGACGATTTCGAGCAGACACTGCGGGACTATCAGGAGGACGACAAGCGCTACTGCACGGATGCGGCGTCCATAAGGGATCTCCGCTACAATCCCGGCGATTGGGAGCATACGGATATCTCGGAGATCGAATTGTTCAGTGAGGACGAACTTGCCGCGCAATATCAGGACGATATCGAACGCCAATGCGCCGAGCTTCTCCAACTCTGTGATGAGATTCTGGCGGCATTTCGCGAAACGGACGTGTTCAAACGCATACCGAAAACAGCGGACTTTATCTCGTTCTGCATCGACCATGACGAGGATCCCGCAGATGCGCTTGCAAGAGCAGGTGTGAAAGGAGCATTGGCATGA
- a CDS encoding GNAT family N-acetyltransferase produces MNIVWEAGARRSAAYDGEKCVGFAEIEDEDGRRVITHTEVDPAYGGQGIARRLIEEVIAAARRDGAKIVPLCSYAAKMMQGKAAYADVLAD; encoded by the coding sequence ATGAACATCGTATGGGAAGCCGGGGCGCGCCGCTCTGCAGCGTATGACGGCGAAAAATGCGTCGGATTTGCAGAGATCGAGGACGAGGACGGGCGCCGGGTCATCACGCATACGGAGGTCGATCCCGCCTACGGCGGGCAGGGCATCGCACGCCGCCTGATCGAGGAGGTCATTGCGGCGGCGCGGCGTGACGGCGCGAAGATCGTTCCGCTCTGCTCCTACGCAGCGAAGATGATGCAGGGAAAAGCAGCATACGCGGACGTACTCGCCGACTGA
- a CDS encoding zinc-ribbon domain-containing protein: protein MKMAKFCVNCGTKYEEGAKFCSGCGARLENKSGVIALDDSPLPSHEQHMPAPAQNAPVTEPPYASSAPPDAIILKSSAPIPSKIGWTKWGYIAGLLLLAAGGFGIIILLVVLMISGFQISFHKDKMRRMKFKFVNNVSNDDIYNKLSPILTQKYGDKIEFDQEGDTLSVHYNSIIYDINIEEDSTFTIWWRRSIAGAFFSFNEWKEYKKIRIGTAMVAYELQKAFNVCKL, encoded by the coding sequence ATGAAAATGGCTAAGTTTTGCGTAAACTGCGGCACAAAATACGAAGAGGGAGCCAAGTTCTGTTCAGGATGCGGAGCACGGCTTGAAAACAAATCCGGAGTCATTGCGTTAGACGATTCTCCCTTACCCTCGCATGAACAGCATATGCCCGCACCTGCTCAAAACGCACCGGTAACTGAACCCCCATACGCATCCAGTGCTCCCCCGGATGCTATTATCCTGAAATCCTCTGCGCCTATTCCCAGTAAGATAGGATGGACAAAGTGGGGCTATATTGCAGGTCTTTTATTGCTCGCTGCAGGTGGATTTGGGATAATAATATTACTGGTTGTACTTATGATTTCTGGTTTTCAGATATCTTTTCATAAAGATAAAATGAGAAGAATGAAGTTCAAGTTTGTAAACAACGTAAGCAACGATGATATATACAATAAATTGTCTCCTATACTCACACAAAAATATGGCGATAAAATTGAATTTGACCAGGAGGGTGATACTTTATCCGTTCACTACAACAGTATCATATACGACATTAACATAGAAGAAGACAGTACCTTTACTATTTGGTGGAGGAGATCAATAGCGGGGGCATTCTTTTCATTCAATGAATGGAAAGAATACAAAAAAATTCGCATAGGAACTGCTATGGTAGCTTATGAACTTCAAAAAGCCTTCAATGTATGTAAACTTTGA
- a CDS encoding serine/threonine protein kinase, translating to MDAKISAYFEESFQRIRLLKSGDKGDVWLASEQSGRLVVLKCIALTELPYRLLKGKDYPLIPRILHCVEDDGETVVVEEYVQGESLLDRIGRKAYLSEHEAESVLLQLCEGLVPIHEQGIIHRDIKPSNLILQRGCVIRLIDFDAARTFKEHSSEDTMYLGTKGYAPPEQFGYGQTDARSDIYAIGVTMRKSLPEEYCGYLAPIFAKCMEIDPNRRYRDVQELRRAVILRRTWAKWGRMALLTLAIASVAAFCFLPRHDVENTLPSVPVAEPKDDAPVVRRPSAAEESPSEPTPEKSADRLAAQSFAPSDVEPEQEIAEPASSTELSAHDSDMPSVVKQEETNAVENVDAFMEAFKDDPEKLAYWQTRNAVLSTTFDLSEEERLDDMKRIELGNRVNAFIKNLPTTMTQEERNQAIDDFAAEQRRLLGIKDWP from the coding sequence TTGGATGCCAAGATAAGTGCATATTTCGAAGAGTCTTTTCAGAGGATTCGGCTGCTCAAATCCGGCGATAAGGGAGACGTGTGGCTGGCGTCCGAGCAATCGGGGCGCTTGGTCGTGCTGAAATGCATCGCTTTGACGGAGCTTCCTTATAGGCTCCTCAAAGGCAAGGATTACCCATTGATCCCGCGCATTCTGCATTGCGTCGAGGATGACGGCGAGACAGTCGTCGTGGAAGAATATGTGCAGGGCGAATCCCTGCTTGATCGCATTGGTCGCAAGGCGTATCTTTCGGAGCATGAGGCAGAGAGCGTTCTCCTGCAGCTATGTGAAGGGCTTGTTCCGATTCATGAACAGGGCATCATTCACCGTGACATCAAGCCGTCCAACCTTATCCTGCAACGCGGCTGCGTCATTCGCCTCATCGACTTCGATGCCGCCCGCACATTCAAGGAGCACAGCAGCGAGGACACGATGTATCTCGGCACCAAGGGCTACGCCCCGCCGGAGCAATTCGGCTATGGGCAGACGGACGCAAGGAGCGACATTTACGCCATCGGTGTAACCATGCGAAAATCACTGCCGGAGGAGTACTGCGGCTATCTCGCCCCCATATTTGCTAAATGTATGGAAATCGATCCGAACAGACGCTATCGGGACGTGCAGGAACTTCGGCGTGCGGTGATCTTGCGCAGGACTTGGGCAAAATGGGGCAGGATGGCACTGCTGACGCTGGCAATCGCATCTGTCGCAGCATTTTGTTTCCTGCCAAGGCACGACGTAGAAAATACGCTGCCGAGCGTTCCCGTAGCTGAGCCGAAAGACGATGCACCAGTTGTCCGACGACCAAGTGCGGCGGAAGAAAGTCCGTCTGAGCCAACGCCCGAAAAATCTGCTGATAGGCTTGCGGCGCAATCATTTGCTCCATCAGATGTCGAGCCGGAACAGGAAATAGCAGAGCCCGCTTCCTCGACCGAGTTATCTGCGCACGACAGCGACATGCCGTCTGTCGTCAAACAGGAAGAGACAAACGCCGTGGAGAATGTCGATGCGTTTATGGAAGCGTTCAAAGATGATCCGGAAAAACTCGCCTATTGGCAGACCAGAAATGCTGTCCTCTCTACAACCTTTGATCTTTCCGAGGAGGAACGGCTTGATGATATGAAACGGATCGAATTGGGAAATCGGGTGAATGCTTTTATAAAAAATCTGCCGACGACAATGACGCAGGAGGAGCGCAACCAAGCGATTGACGATTTCGCAGCCGAGCAGAGGAGACTGTTGGGGATAAAGGATTGGCCGTGA